One Tursiops truncatus isolate mTurTru1 chromosome 3, mTurTru1.mat.Y, whole genome shotgun sequence DNA segment encodes these proteins:
- the WNT8A gene encoding protein Wnt-8a isoform X2: MGDLFMLRVAVGICYATFSASAWSVNNFLITGPKAYLTYTTSVALGAQSGIEECKFQFAWERWNCPENALQLSTHNRLRSATRETSFIHAISSAGVMYTITKNCSMGDFENCGCDESKNGKTGGHGWIWGGCSDNVEFGERISKLFVDSLEKGKDARALMNLHNNRAGRLAVRATMKRTCKCHGISGSCSIQTCWLQLANFREMGNYLKAKYDQALKIEMDKRRLRAGNSAEGHWAPTEAFLPSAEAELIFLEESPDYCTRNSSLGIYGTEGRECLQNSHNTSRWEQCSCGRLCTECGLQVEEKRTEAISSCNCKFQWCCTVKCDQCRHVVSKYYCTRSPGSAWSQGKGSTR; this comes from the exons ATGGGGGACTTGTTTATGCTCAGGGTGGCTGTGGGCATATGCTATGCAACCTTCAGTGCCTCTGCCTG GTCAGTGAACAATTTCCTGATAACAGGTCCCAAG GCCTATCTGACCTACACCACCAGTGTGGCCCTGGGTGCCCAGAGTGGCATTGAGGAGTGTAAGTTCCAATTTGCTTGGGAACGCTGGAACTGCCCTGAAAATGCTCTCCAGCTTTCCACTCACAACAGGCTGAGAAGTG CCACCAGGGAGACTTCCTTCATTCATGCTATCAGCTCTGCTGGAGTCATGTACACCATCACCAAGAACTGTAGCATGGGCGATTTTGAAAACTGTGGCTGTGATGagtcaaaaaatggaaaaacag GAGGCCATGGCTGGATCTGGGGAGGCTGCAGCGACAATGTAGAGTTTGGGGAAAGAATCTCCAAACTCTTCGTGGACAGTCTGGAGAAGGGGAAGGATGCCAGAGCCCTGATGAATCTTCATAACAACAGGGCAGGCAGGCTG GCAGTGAGAGCCACCATGAAAAGGACTTGCAAATGTCATGGCATCTCGGGGAGCTGTAGCATCCAGACATGCTGGCTGCAGCTGGCTAACTTCCGGGAGATGGGCAACTACCTAAAGGCCAAGTATGACCAGGCACTGAAAATTGAGATGGATAAGCGGCGGCTAAGGGCTGGGAACAGTGCCGAGGGCCACTGGGCACCCACTGAGGCCTTCCTTCCTAGTGCAGAAGCTGAGCTGATCTTTTTAGAGGAATCGCCTGATTACTGTACACGCAATTCCAGCTTGGGCATCTATGGCACAGAGGGTCGCGAGTGTCTGCAGAACAGCCACAATACATCCAGGTGGGAGCAATGCAGCTGCGGGCGCTTGTGTACAGAGTGTGGCCTGcaggtggaagagaagagaactgAGGCTATAAGCAGCTGTAACTGCAAATTCCAGTGGTGCTGCACGGTCAAGTGTGACCAGTGTAGGCATGTGGTGAGCAAGTACTACTGCACGCGCTCCCCAGGCAGTGCTTGGTCCCAGGGCAAGGGCAGCACACGATAG
- the WNT8A gene encoding protein Wnt-8a isoform X1, whose amino-acid sequence MLCNLQCLCLVSPSLSLPPTPPPHQGSFYYLIPIHHYLTFSLFGRSVNNFLITGPKAYLTYTTSVALGAQSGIEECKFQFAWERWNCPENALQLSTHNRLRSATRETSFIHAISSAGVMYTITKNCSMGDFENCGCDESKNGKTGGHGWIWGGCSDNVEFGERISKLFVDSLEKGKDARALMNLHNNRAGRLAVRATMKRTCKCHGISGSCSIQTCWLQLANFREMGNYLKAKYDQALKIEMDKRRLRAGNSAEGHWAPTEAFLPSAEAELIFLEESPDYCTRNSSLGIYGTEGRECLQNSHNTSRWEQCSCGRLCTECGLQVEEKRTEAISSCNCKFQWCCTVKCDQCRHVVSKYYCTRSPGSAWSQGKGSTR is encoded by the exons ATGCTATGCAACCTTCAGTGCCTCTGCCTGGTaagtccttccctctccctcccccccaccccccctcctcaCCAAGGAAGCTTCTACTACCTCATCCCCATTCACCATTAcctcactttttctctttttggtagGTCAGTGAACAATTTCCTGATAACAGGTCCCAAG GCCTATCTGACCTACACCACCAGTGTGGCCCTGGGTGCCCAGAGTGGCATTGAGGAGTGTAAGTTCCAATTTGCTTGGGAACGCTGGAACTGCCCTGAAAATGCTCTCCAGCTTTCCACTCACAACAGGCTGAGAAGTG CCACCAGGGAGACTTCCTTCATTCATGCTATCAGCTCTGCTGGAGTCATGTACACCATCACCAAGAACTGTAGCATGGGCGATTTTGAAAACTGTGGCTGTGATGagtcaaaaaatggaaaaacag GAGGCCATGGCTGGATCTGGGGAGGCTGCAGCGACAATGTAGAGTTTGGGGAAAGAATCTCCAAACTCTTCGTGGACAGTCTGGAGAAGGGGAAGGATGCCAGAGCCCTGATGAATCTTCATAACAACAGGGCAGGCAGGCTG GCAGTGAGAGCCACCATGAAAAGGACTTGCAAATGTCATGGCATCTCGGGGAGCTGTAGCATCCAGACATGCTGGCTGCAGCTGGCTAACTTCCGGGAGATGGGCAACTACCTAAAGGCCAAGTATGACCAGGCACTGAAAATTGAGATGGATAAGCGGCGGCTAAGGGCTGGGAACAGTGCCGAGGGCCACTGGGCACCCACTGAGGCCTTCCTTCCTAGTGCAGAAGCTGAGCTGATCTTTTTAGAGGAATCGCCTGATTACTGTACACGCAATTCCAGCTTGGGCATCTATGGCACAGAGGGTCGCGAGTGTCTGCAGAACAGCCACAATACATCCAGGTGGGAGCAATGCAGCTGCGGGCGCTTGTGTACAGAGTGTGGCCTGcaggtggaagagaagagaactgAGGCTATAAGCAGCTGTAACTGCAAATTCCAGTGGTGCTGCACGGTCAAGTGTGACCAGTGTAGGCATGTGGTGAGCAAGTACTACTGCACGCGCTCCCCAGGCAGTGCTTGGTCCCAGGGCAAGGGCAGCACACGATAG